In Clostridium sp. JN-1, one genomic interval encodes:
- a CDS encoding O-antigen polymerase: MIIIYSLFIFILLKLKTVGKSYVLNFYKYFILMLNIFVIINFYEIVSKKSIFYSFIISGAKHWQTCAFGTNNFRTFSIFIHPIVYGSFLVVLFWCNRYIINNKIKYILQINVIINLYYTKSRSAWIAIGITLFIYYLKAFFIKIKNNNIKFTYKKVITLILTCIVLIFILLIFSKDINNILNQIAERFITATKDSYNDASRLQRLGTIKIVNNYMFNNGISNLLFGNGCGSVKEFMMNHFVYITGFATTDNQYVSFFYEFGLIGVSLYIFIVVSSIVKFFKNNDILDISNLSILCFLSISVSMFFYESYGWIDVFIFLIITMSFSCIKDIKKVGE; encoded by the coding sequence ATGATAATTATATATTCCTTATTTATATTTATATTATTAAAATTAAAAACAGTAGGAAAGAGTTATGTATTAAACTTTTATAAATACTTTATATTAATGCTTAATATATTTGTTATTATCAATTTTTATGAAATAGTTTCAAAGAAGAGTATATTTTACAGTTTTATAATTAGTGGCGCCAAGCATTGGCAGACATGTGCGTTTGGTACAAATAATTTTAGAACATTTTCAATTTTTATACATCCTATAGTATATGGTTCATTTTTAGTAGTGTTGTTTTGGTGTAATAGATATATTATTAATAATAAAATTAAATATATATTACAAATAAATGTAATTATTAATTTATATTATACTAAATCGAGAAGTGCATGGATTGCAATTGGTATTACTTTATTTATTTATTATTTAAAAGCTTTTTTTATTAAGATTAAAAATAATAATATTAAATTTACATACAAAAAAGTTATTACTTTAATATTAACTTGTATAGTACTAATATTTATATTGCTAATATTTTCAAAGGATATTAACAATATATTAAATCAAATTGCCGAAAGATTTATTACTGCTACAAAAGATTCTTATAATGATGCTTCGAGACTTCAAAGATTAGGAACGATTAAAATTGTTAATAATTATATGTTTAATAATGGAATATCAAATCTTCTATTTGGAAATGGATGTGGTTCAGTAAAAGAATTCATGATGAATCATTTTGTTTATATAACAGGCTTTGCCACAACAGATAATCAATATGTATCTTTTTTTTATGAGTTTGGATTGATAGGAGTATCATTATATATTTTTATAGTCGTTTCTTCTATAGTGAAGTTTTTTAAAAATAATGATATTTTAGATATAAGTAACTTGTCAATTTTATGCTTTTTATCAATTTCAGTAAGTATGTTTTTTTATGAAAGTTATGGTTGGATTGATGTTTTCATATTTTTGATAATAACAATGTCTTTTTCATGTATAAAAGATATAAAAAAAGTTGGTG
- a CDS encoding glycosyltransferase family 2 protein, whose amino-acid sequence MPLVYIILVNYNGYKDTIECVNSLKRTSYNNYKILIVDNASTNNSLEVLKQTLNDCIIIESKKNLGFAGGNNLGIKSALKNNADYVLLLNNDTLVEPNFLNNMINSFNKDDRIGLVGCKIMYYPEKDKIWYGGGKIDWFKFIGIHLGNKEVDKEQYDVEKEIDFMTGCCMLIKRDVFEKIGFLCEDYFMYFEDDDFCVRVNDAGYKIWYNPKAVIYHKVGLSGGGEESPFSIKWCARNRLLFMNKYKNKVSKVSFALSKMFFYSTRVIRYFQYKFQGREDKARAIIEGIKYGRKNI is encoded by the coding sequence GTGCCATTAGTATACATAATTTTAGTCAATTATAATGGATATAAAGATACAATAGAATGTGTAAATAGCTTAAAAAGGACAAGTTATAACAATTATAAAATATTAATAGTTGATAATGCTTCAACAAATAATTCTTTAGAAGTTTTAAAACAAACTTTAAATGATTGTATTATTATAGAATCAAAAAAAAATTTAGGGTTTGCCGGTGGAAATAATTTAGGAATAAAATCTGCATTAAAGAATAATGCAGATTATGTATTACTTTTAAATAATGATACTTTAGTAGAACCTAATTTTTTAAATAATATGATAAATTCTTTTAATAAAGATGACAGAATAGGATTAGTTGGATGCAAGATAATGTATTACCCAGAAAAAGATAAAATTTGGTATGGTGGTGGCAAGATAGATTGGTTTAAATTTATTGGAATTCATCTTGGAAATAAAGAAGTTGATAAAGAGCAGTATGATGTAGAAAAAGAAATAGATTTTATGACAGGATGTTGTATGCTTATTAAAAGAGATGTTTTTGAAAAAATAGGATTCTTGTGTGAGGACTATTTTATGTATTTTGAAGATGATGATTTTTGTGTAAGAGTAAATGATGCTGGTTATAAAATTTGGTACAATCCTAAGGCTGTAATTTATCATAAAGTTGGTTTATCAGGAGGTGGAGAAGAATCTCCTTTTTCTATTAAGTGGTGTGCGAGAAATAGACTTTTATTCATGAATAAATACAAAAATAAGGTTTCTAAAGTAAGTTTTGCTTTATCAAAGATGTTTTTTTATAGTACAAGGGTAATAAGATATTTTCAGTATAAATTTCAAGGTAGAGAAGATAAGGCTAGAGCTATTATAGAAGGAATTAAATATGGAAGAAAAAATATCTGA
- a CDS encoding glycosyltransferase family 4 protein, which translates to MLIYCGRKGGGALYSIEMAKAISNKVDLTVVISKQVENLSEWRKTGISLIEVNTYYNLKTFVISSLNLYKFIKLKNVIKKVKPDIIYYTMIHPWIPIINFLTHGIPKVYTAHDIKMHKGEENLILSMTNKVGIKNSKRVIVLSKVFKNDLTKFGINKDKIDVIPHAKFSHYIKVNKGKKSDFSKTILFFGRIHEYKGIRVLLKAFKIIKTMDDGAKLLIVGNGNMTPYEQLIKNSKDVFVVNRWIKDDEVGDFFSKADIVVLPYIDASQSGIIPIAYTFSIPVVASRIGGIPEQVDDGKTGILVEPRNEVELADACVKLLKNKQLLSEMGKNAYNKCLNEMSWDYSSKLLYESFKKVIEDK; encoded by the coding sequence ATGTTAATATATTGCGGAAGAAAGGGTGGAGGGGCTCTTTATTCGATAGAAATGGCAAAAGCTATATCTAATAAGGTTGACTTGACTGTAGTTATATCTAAACAGGTAGAAAACTTATCAGAGTGGAGAAAAACAGGTATTAGTTTAATTGAAGTTAATACATATTATAATTTAAAAACTTTTGTGATTTCATCCTTGAATTTGTACAAGTTTATTAAATTAAAAAATGTTATAAAGAAAGTTAAACCAGATATCATTTATTATACAATGATACATCCTTGGATACCTATAATTAACTTTTTAACGCATGGTATACCTAAAGTTTATACGGCACATGATATTAAAATGCATAAGGGTGAAGAAAATTTAATCTTGTCAATGACTAATAAAGTTGGTATAAAGAATTCCAAAAGAGTTATAGTTTTAAGCAAGGTTTTTAAAAATGATTTAACTAAGTTTGGTATAAATAAAGATAAAATTGATGTAATACCACATGCTAAGTTTTCTCATTATATCAAAGTAAATAAAGGGAAAAAAAGTGATTTTTCTAAGACAATTTTATTTTTTGGGAGAATACATGAGTATAAAGGTATTAGAGTCTTATTAAAAGCTTTTAAAATTATTAAAACAATGGATGATGGAGCTAAACTATTAATTGTAGGCAATGGAAATATGACTCCATATGAACAGCTTATTAAAAATTCTAAAGATGTATTTGTAGTAAACAGGTGGATAAAGGATGATGAAGTTGGAGACTTTTTTTCTAAAGCTGATATTGTAGTTCTTCCGTATATTGATGCCTCCCAATCAGGAATAATTCCTATAGCATATACATTTTCTATTCCAGTTGTTGCATCTAGAATTGGAGGCATACCGGAGCAGGTTGATGACGGTAAAACTGGGATTTTAGTTGAACCTAGGAATGAAGTAGAATTAGCTGACGCATGTGTAAAACTACTAAAAAATAAGCAGTTACTTAGTGAAATGGGTAAAAATGCATACAATAAGTGTTTAAATGAGATGAGTTGGGATTATTCTAGTAAGTTGCTGTATGAATCTTTTAAAAAGGTAATTGAAGATAAGTAG
- a CDS encoding glycosyltransferase, with product MKKIVYVVEAFGSGVYSFLTELTSGLTNDYDIVIIYSLRKETPANFEKDFNPKIKFVKIDMCRGLNPYKNIKSLFQLRKMLKFEDPDIIHLHSSKAGFLGRIASYINGFDMNKVIYNPHGFSFLQKDKSSLKKKFFYRLEKFAAKFGGCIVGCSQSEYKEALKLSSNCININNGIDTSKIDKLLNQVNLESPNEKTNKSRAIIGTVGRICRQKNPELFNKIAESFPNYNFVWIGDGELKDKLTSPNISIIGWIERKQVLKKLLSFDIYIMTSLWEGLPISLLEAMYLYKTVIVSNVIGNKDVVKNYENGFISNDLNEFLNYINMILNDDDLKNKLSDNANKTIDKYFNIKIMISKYKELYNTLKS from the coding sequence ATGAAGAAAATAGTTTATGTAGTAGAGGCATTTGGATCGGGAGTATATTCTTTTTTAACTGAGTTAACTAGTGGACTTACTAATGATTATGATATTGTTATAATTTATTCATTAAGAAAGGAAACACCTGCTAATTTTGAAAAAGATTTTAATCCAAAAATTAAATTTGTAAAAATCGATATGTGTAGAGGATTAAATCCATATAAAAATATAAAGTCATTATTTCAACTTAGAAAAATGTTAAAATTTGAAGATCCTGATATTATACATCTTCATTCTTCAAAAGCTGGTTTTTTAGGCAGAATAGCAAGTTATATAAATGGTTTTGATATGAATAAGGTGATTTATAATCCACATGGATTTTCATTTTTGCAAAAGGATAAATCAAGTTTAAAAAAGAAGTTTTTTTATAGATTAGAAAAGTTTGCAGCAAAGTTTGGAGGATGCATTGTAGGTTGCTCTCAAAGTGAATATAAAGAAGCTTTAAAATTGTCGAGTAATTGTATTAATATTAATAATGGAATAGATACATCTAAAATTGATAAATTATTAAATCAGGTTAATTTGGAAAGTCCTAATGAAAAGACCAATAAAAGTAGGGCTATCATAGGAACAGTAGGAAGGATATGTAGACAAAAAAATCCTGAATTATTTAATAAAATTGCAGAGAGTTTTCCTAATTATAATTTTGTGTGGATTGGCGATGGTGAATTAAAGGACAAGTTAACATCACCTAATATAAGTATTATTGGATGGATTGAAAGAAAACAAGTTTTGAAAAAGTTATTATCATTTGACATTTATATAATGACCTCATTGTGGGAAGGATTGCCTATTTCTTTATTAGAGGCTATGTATTTATATAAAACTGTAATAGTATCAAATGTTATTGGAAATAAGGATGTAGTTAAAAATTATGAAAATGGATTTATATCTAATGATCTAAATGAGTTTTTAAATTATATAAATATGATTCTAAATGATGATGATTTAAAAAACAAATTGTCTGATAATGCTAACAAAACTATAGATAAATACTTTAATATAAAAATTATGATTAGTAAGTATAAAGAATTATATAATACTTTAAAAAGTTAG
- a CDS encoding mannose-1-phosphate guanylyltransferase, which translates to MLCALIMAGGKGERFWPLSTDEKPKQFLKLLGEKTMIQMTVERLLPIISIEDIFVVTARRYVEVLREQLPNLPKDNIIVEPVGRNTAPCIALSAFMIKKHYDKEDTSIVVLPSDHLIVDENEFRNTIRQAYKFVMAKENSIVTLGIKPDRPETGYGYIKLKVDSEELKVGNRENKIHKVEKFVEKPDLKTAEEYLKKGNFLWNCGMFVWKCDTILNLTERYLNNTYKILNEIANASEVEFEDKLMREYPKVDNVSVDYAIMEKAKDIYVIPSDFGWDDIGTWYAVERYREKDDNNNICIGDIKNIDASNNIVFSKEKPIVVVGMDDVFVVESDNIIFVGKKKDIERIKEIKKKVN; encoded by the coding sequence ATGTTATGTGCACTTATTATGGCAGGCGGCAAGGGAGAAAGGTTCTGGCCGCTCTCAACTGATGAAAAGCCAAAACAGTTTTTAAAACTTTTAGGTGAAAAAACCATGATACAGATGACAGTAGAGAGACTGCTTCCAATTATATCAATAGAAGATATATTTGTAGTTACAGCACGAAGATATGTAGAAGTACTTAGAGAACAGCTTCCCAATCTTCCAAAGGATAATATAATAGTAGAGCCTGTTGGTAGGAATACTGCACCATGTATAGCACTTTCAGCTTTTATGATAAAAAAGCACTATGATAAGGAAGATACTTCAATAGTAGTTCTTCCGTCTGATCATCTAATAGTTGATGAAAATGAATTTAGGAACACAATAAGACAAGCATATAAATTTGTAATGGCAAAAGAAAATTCCATAGTGACTTTGGGAATTAAACCGGATAGACCTGAGACTGGATATGGATATATAAAGTTAAAAGTTGATAGTGAAGAACTTAAAGTTGGTAATAGAGAAAATAAGATACATAAGGTTGAAAAATTTGTGGAAAAACCTGATTTGAAAACTGCCGAAGAATATTTAAAAAAAGGCAATTTTCTATGGAACTGTGGAATGTTTGTATGGAAATGCGATACCATACTAAACTTAACAGAAAGGTATTTGAATAATACATATAAAATTTTAAATGAAATTGCAAATGCTTCAGAAGTAGAGTTTGAAGATAAATTAATGAGGGAATATCCAAAGGTGGATAATGTTTCAGTAGATTATGCAATAATGGAAAAGGCAAAAGATATATATGTAATTCCATCTGATTTTGGATGGGATGATATAGGAACATGGTATGCAGTTGAAAGGTACAGAGAAAAGGATGACAATAATAATATCTGTATCGGAGACATAAAAAATATTGATGCATCCAATAACATTGTCTTTTCAAAGGAAAAGCCAATTGTAGTAGTTGGCATGGACGATGTATTTGTAGTAGAAAGTGATAATATAATATTTGTTGGAAAGAAAAAAGATATTGAGAGAATAAAGGAAATAAAGAAAAAGGTGAATTAA
- a CDS encoding polysaccharide biosynthesis tyrosine autokinase, whose product MEEETLDLRDLWKIVRRRKWIIISITVIFMILGLAAGFMSQKSPSDTVDKDELYKSTASILITNFPDEKSQNIKGQVELNQQLTNAYGAIAESRTVAEKTIKDMNLNIETDEFIDNINVAANANSQVITIHYSEDKKDNQQKVLNTYVKNFMEEASKIYPQGKLKVLDEPSKVEEISKDDFTKLTTPVEQGQQQQQQKAAEPQKKTKSKKLILAVSLFLGLMFGFGAAFVVEYMDNTLKKKEEAEDVLNQTAIGMIPYSSSKDGEEYQEAFRSLRTSLQYKDGNVFMITSPSNKDGKTSVCLSLAKSFANLGYKILIVDANGRSPQVDVELHLDNKYGLSNILKDSEENFESLNLLQTKVENICALCWGSEDANPSDLLAKSSLKVLFEELKKKFDYIIIDTPAVTKYSDAQIVAKAVDNILVLMAEGNTNKDEAKRFKEIIELSQIKVSGLIWREGKI is encoded by the coding sequence ATGGAAGAAGAAACTTTAGATTTAAGAGACTTGTGGAAAATTGTAAGAAGGCGAAAATGGATCATTATAAGTATAACTGTTATATTTATGATTTTAGGGCTAGCTGCAGGATTTATGTCACAAAAATCGCCATCAGATACTGTAGACAAGGATGAATTATATAAATCTACGGCAAGCATACTTATTACAAATTTTCCAGATGAGAAAAGTCAAAATATAAAGGGGCAAGTTGAATTAAATCAGCAGTTAACAAATGCATATGGAGCTATTGCAGAATCAAGAACTGTGGCAGAAAAAACTATAAAAGATATGAATTTGAACATAGAGACAGATGAATTTATAGATAATATAAATGTGGCTGCAAATGCTAATTCACAGGTAATTACAATACACTATTCGGAAGATAAAAAAGATAATCAGCAGAAAGTATTAAATACGTATGTTAAAAATTTCATGGAAGAGGCAAGTAAAATATATCCTCAAGGTAAACTAAAAGTATTGGATGAGCCATCTAAAGTTGAAGAAATTTCAAAAGATGATTTTACTAAATTAACTACTCCTGTAGAGCAGGGTCAACAACAACAACAACAGAAGGCAGCAGAACCTCAAAAAAAGACAAAGAGTAAAAAGCTAATTTTAGCAGTATCATTGTTTTTAGGACTCATGTTTGGTTTTGGAGCAGCATTTGTAGTTGAATACATGGACAATACATTAAAGAAAAAAGAAGAAGCAGAAGATGTATTAAACCAAACTGCAATTGGAATGATTCCATACAGCAGTTCTAAAGATGGTGAAGAATATCAAGAAGCTTTTAGAAGTTTGAGAACAAGCTTACAGTATAAGGATGGAAATGTTTTTATGATCACAAGTCCATCAAATAAAGATGGAAAAACTTCTGTATGTTTAAGTTTAGCAAAATCATTTGCCAATTTAGGTTATAAAATATTGATTGTAGATGCAAACGGCAGAAGTCCGCAAGTTGATGTTGAATTACACTTAGATAATAAGTATGGATTAAGTAATATACTAAAAGACAGTGAAGAAAACTTTGAAAGTTTAAATTTGTTACAAACTAAAGTAGAAAATATATGTGCATTATGTTGGGGAAGTGAAGATGCAAACCCATCAGACTTATTAGCTAAAAGCAGTTTGAAGGTTTTATTTGAGGAATTAAAGAAAAAATTTGACTATATAATTATAGATACACCAGCTGTGACAAAATACTCTGATGCACAAATTGTTGCAAAGGCAGTAGATAATATTTTAGTTTTAATGGCGGAAGGAAATACAAATAAGGATGAAGCAAAAAGATTTAAAGAAATTATAGAGCTGTCACAAATAAAAGTAAGTGGTTTGATTTGGAGAGAAGGGAAGATATAA
- a CDS encoding O-antigen ligase family protein — protein sequence MYDDLYKEFYGEEYGEKKWYSVIPLALLVFLVPLIVYGKAMNLTGNYFKFWNGTSQSIDFFSYYKSVWIIILTVILLVVFLVQFFKKSIQIQKMSIYIPIGVYSFFVILSTIFSDYKDIAVFGFVERYEGMLVLLCYMIILFITINMVNNKSALKAVLIALLSSAVIIGLIGIFQYFGHDIFKTMGGRKLILPANLQNMASKLNFQFGDKIIYSTLYHYDYVGSYMAMLFPLTLTMLLLVKNKIYKILLIPVTILMFLNLLLCHSRAGIVGGILALIVLIIMLRKYLIKNLKLTAAVLAAVIIGGTGFNIYSKGLLSDRIGSLFKDAGELVKDSNDPVLKDVTSNGNELSIVFSDKTLKVVSQNGKLDFKDASNKTIESSLNKQNGQEILKDDKYKDFNAAVTDYSTNTEKKYGVQITRNNLKMPFLDYNDHFTFTNDKGDSVEIKQVPKCGFEGKEQLGSARGYIWSRSIPLLKHTVLVGYGPDTFAAEFPQDDYIGKLTAYGTSSMLVDKAHNIYLAVGLNTGIVSLIAFLAIMVMYFISSVKLYFKNDYEDLFPIVGLGIFTAVVGYLGAGFFNDSIVSVAPVFWTLLGIGISINAILNKKTEEKK from the coding sequence ATGTACGATGATTTGTATAAAGAATTTTATGGAGAAGAGTATGGAGAAAAAAAGTGGTATTCAGTAATCCCGCTGGCACTTTTAGTATTTCTAGTACCGCTTATAGTATATGGAAAAGCTATGAATTTAACAGGTAATTATTTTAAGTTCTGGAATGGGACAAGCCAGAGTATTGATTTCTTTTCATATTATAAGTCCGTTTGGATTATAATTTTAACTGTTATATTACTTGTTGTTTTTTTAGTTCAGTTTTTTAAGAAGTCAATTCAAATACAAAAGATGAGTATATATATTCCAATTGGAGTTTATTCTTTTTTTGTTATTCTTTCTACTATCTTTTCAGATTATAAAGACATAGCTGTTTTTGGATTTGTTGAAAGATATGAGGGAATGTTAGTTCTCTTATGTTACATGATAATATTATTTATAACTATAAATATGGTAAATAATAAATCTGCTTTAAAGGCAGTTTTAATAGCGTTATTATCTTCAGCTGTGATAATAGGTTTAATTGGTATTTTTCAATATTTTGGACATGATATATTCAAGACGATGGGCGGAAGAAAACTTATTCTGCCGGCCAACCTTCAAAATATGGCTAGTAAGTTGAACTTCCAATTTGGAGACAAAATAATATATTCAACTCTATATCACTATGACTATGTTGGAAGCTATATGGCAATGCTATTTCCACTGACTTTAACAATGCTTTTACTAGTTAAGAATAAAATTTATAAGATACTTTTAATTCCAGTAACAATACTCATGTTTTTAAACTTGCTTTTATGTCATTCACGTGCAGGTATTGTAGGCGGTATCCTTGCATTAATTGTACTTATAATAATGCTTAGAAAATATTTGATAAAAAACTTAAAGCTCACAGCAGCAGTACTAGCTGCAGTCATAATAGGTGGAACTGGATTTAACATTTATTCAAAAGGTCTCCTCAGTGACAGGATAGGTTCACTTTTTAAAGATGCAGGAGAACTTGTAAAAGACTCAAATGATCCAGTACTTAAAGATGTTACATCAAATGGAAATGAGTTAAGTATAGTATTTTCAGATAAGACACTAAAAGTTGTGAGCCAAAATGGAAAGCTTGATTTTAAAGATGCTTCAAATAAGACAATAGAAAGCAGTTTAAATAAGCAAAATGGACAAGAAATTCTTAAAGATGATAAATACAAGGATTTTAACGCAGCTGTAACTGATTATTCAACTAATACTGAAAAAAAGTATGGCGTTCAAATAACTAGAAACAATTTAAAGATGCCATTTTTAGACTATAATGACCACTTTACATTTACGAATGATAAAGGTGATTCAGTAGAAATAAAGCAGGTTCCAAAGTGCGGATTTGAAGGAAAAGAACAGCTTGGATCTGCAAGAGGGTATATATGGTCAAGAAGTATACCGCTTTTGAAACATACTGTTTTAGTTGGATACGGACCGGATACATTTGCAGCAGAATTTCCTCAGGATGACTATATAGGAAAATTAACTGCATATGGTACTTCATCAATGCTTGTAGATAAAGCACACAACATATATCTTGCAGTTGGATTAAATACAGGTATTGTAAGTTTAATAGCTTTCTTGGCTATCATGGTTATGTACTTTATATCAAGTGTAAAACTTTATTTTAAGAATGATTATGAAGACTTATTTCCTATAGTAGGACTTGGAATATTTACAGCAGTAGTTGGATACCTAGGGGCAGGTTTCTTTAATGACAGCATTGTGTCTGTTGCACCTGTATTTTGGACACTTTTGGGAATAGGGATAAGTATAAATGCAATACTTAATAAAAAAACTGAAGAAAAAAAGTAA